The genomic DNA CATATTTCTCAACTCTGTTACCTGCTTATCTTTATAGCAGGTATTTTTTATTTTTAAAAAAACAGAGGAGGAAATAAAATGTCAAATAAAGATAAAAATTTAACAGAAGATTTTTTTGGTGAATATGGAGGTAGTTTTGTCCCTGAACCACTTGTACCGGTACTTAAAGAATTACAGGAAGCTTATGATAAATATAAAGACGATTCTCAATTCAAAAAAGAAATAGATTATTATAATAAAAATTATATAGGTCGACCAAATCCATTATATTTTGCTGAAAAGTTAAGTGAAAAATATGGAGCAAAAATTTATCTGAAAAGAGAAGATTTAAATCATACAGGTGCTCATAAAATTAATAATACCATTGGTCAGGCTTTATTAGCTAAGAAAATGGGTAAAAAAAGAGTTATAGCTGAAACTGGAGCCGGTCAGCATGGAGTTGCAGCAGCCACAGCCTGTGCTTTAATGGATATGGAATGCCATGTATATATGGGTGAAGTAGATACTAAAAGACAGTCATTAAATGTATTTAGAATGGAATTGTTAGGAGCAGAAGTAATTCCTGTAACCCGTGGAGCTAAGACTTTAAAAGATGCTGTTGATGTTGCTTTAGAAGATTTAGTTGAAAATTATGATAATACATTTTATATGTTAGGCTCAGCAGTTGGTCCTGCACCTTATCCAAGAATTGTTCGTGATTTTCAATCTGTAATTGGTAGAGAAGCCAGAGAACAAATTTTAGAAGTTGAAGGAAAACTACCAGATTATTTAATGGCCTGTGTTGGTGGTGGTAGTAATTCTATTGGTTTATTTCATCCATTTTTAGAAGATGAAAACGTCAATATCATTGGTGTTGAACCAGGAGGAAAAGGAGATGGCCCTGGGGAAAATGCTGCTCCATTAAATTTTGGTAAAGCTGGCACTATCCATGGTTT from Halanaerobiales bacterium includes the following:
- the trpB gene encoding tryptophan synthase subunit beta, with translation MSNKDKNLTEDFFGEYGGSFVPEPLVPVLKELQEAYDKYKDDSQFKKEIDYYNKNYIGRPNPLYFAEKLSEKYGAKIYLKREDLNHTGAHKINNTIGQALLAKKMGKKRVIAETGAGQHGVAAATACALMDMECHVYMGEVDTKRQSLNVFRMELLGAEVIPVTRGAKTLKDAVDVALEDLVENYDNTFYMLGSAVGPAPYPRIVRDFQSVIGREAREQILEVEGKLPDYLMACVGGGSNSIGLFHPFLEDENVNIIGVEPGGKGDGPGENAAPLNFGKAGTIHGFKTYMLTDDDDQIAGTHSIAAGLDYPGVGPEHSYLKDTGRARYTTIDDKKALAAFHELSEEEGIIPALESSHAVAEAFRLAPDLNKDQVIIVNLSGRGDKDVKQISEMK